The window TTATGTCGTGATTCTGGCAGAAACGGCAACCGAGGTTGCATCCGGCAAAGAAAATGGTGCCCGAGCCGTGTTCGCCCACCAGCGGGTCTTCCTCGCCGAAATGGGCATTGTAGCTGGCCACCACGGATTTTCGGCCCACGCCGCAGAAGCCGCGCTCGTCATTCAGGCGGTCCACGCCGCAAGAGCGCGGACACATGCGGCACTCTCCCAAGCGGGCGAGTGCCGTTTTGATGCGCCCGGCGAGTTCGCCGGCTTCATGGAGGACAAGGTACGCCGGTTTCACTTGCGCGGCAGTCCCTGTTCCCTACTTCACTACCAGGACGGGCAGGTCGGTGGAATGGAGCACCTTGTGCGTTGCGGAGCCGAGGATAAGCCCTTCAAGATCGGACTTGCCCTTGGAGCCCATGACGATCAGGTCGCACTTCTCCACATCGGCCACGTTGCAGACGACCTCACCCACGTCGCCGCCGATGATCAACTCCAGATAATCCACGGCGGCGTCATCGAGCTTGGTGCGGTAATGCTGCACTACGGCCTCGGCGCCCTTGGTCAGGTATTGGAGCAGCTCATCAGCGTTGGGCTGGCCCAGCCCGGTGGGAACGGCGCGACGCACGTGCAGCAGCACCACAGACGCTTCATTGTCGTGGGCGATACCAATGGCCATCTCGGCCGCTGCGTCGGAATGGGCGGACCCATCAACAGGCAGGAGAATCTTCTTCACATTCATGCTGGACCTCCTTTTGGCCGCTTGGCGAACGATCCGCCATCAGGGCATTGCCCTGCGCAGCCTATCTCGGATCATCCTCGGACTCGCTGCCCATGAATTCCTCCATGGTGGCGTGTCCGGGCTGGCAGACGTCTTCGCGTCGAAACACGGAGCCGACTGTCATCCAGAGGATTTTCAAGTCAAGTATAACCGATTGATTGTCTATATACCAGACATCCAGCTCAAATTTATCATCCCATGAGATGGCGTTGCGGCCATTAACCTGCGCCCAGCCAGTGATACCGGGGCGCATTTCGTGCCGCCGAGCCTGCCTCGGGGTGTAGCGATCAAGGTACTGCATGAGCAGCGGACGCGGCCCTACCAGCGACATCTCGCCCTTGAGCACATTCCAGAGTTCGGGCAGCTCATCCAGCGAGGTAGAACGAAGCAGTCGCCCGAACTTTGTCAGGCGATCACAGTCCGGCAAAGGCTTGCCGTCCGGCCCCACGGCGTCCTTCATGGTGCGGAATTTGATGATCTCGAAGGGCTTGCCGTGCAGACCCGGGCGCGTCTGCCGGAACAATACCGGACCGCCCAGCTTGATGCGCACCAGCAGGGCCACCAGCAGGATTACGGGCCACAGCAGCGACAGCGCGGTGAGGGTGACGACGAGGTCGAAGAGCCGCTTCATATGAGCCCCATGAACTCCAGAATGGCGTCGTTGACCTTGTCCACGTCGTACTTCTCTTCCGCCATGCGGCGGCTGGCCTCGCCCATGCGGGCGGCAAGTGACGGGTCGACGATAAATTTCTCCATGGCTGCGGCCAGCGCATCCACATCCTTCATGGGGGTGAGGAAGCCGTTCTCGCCTTCCACCACGGTCTCGCGGCAGCCCGGCACATCGCTGGTCACGACGGGGCGGCCCATGGACATGGCTTCCAGCACGGAGCGGGGAGTGCCTTCGCGGTAGCTCGGCAACACGTAGACCGAGGCCTGTGCGATCTCGGGACGAACATCGTCCACGGCGCCCAGCACCTCAAGGCCCTGTTCGCGCCACTTGTTCACTTCCTTTTCCTTGATCACATCAGCGCCCTCTTCGCGGGGGCCGATGAGCCGGAAGGGAACCTCGGGGTATTTCGCTTTCAGCTTGATGGCTGCCTGTGCGTATTCGCGGACGCCCTTGGCACCCAGCAAACGGGACAGGCAGAGGAAGGACGGCTTTTCGGGCAACGGCGCCACGGCGTAATGTTCGAGGTCGACGCCCGACCCGTTCACCACAGTGGTGTCCACGTTGCCCGGCACCACGCCAAGCTTCTTGAAAAATGCTTCGTCGTCGGGATTCTGAAAGATCAATCCGTTGCAGTAGCGAATACCTGAGCTGTACATGCCCTTGGCGATGTTGAACATGATGCGCCGCTTGAGCCCCTTGGCCTCGGTGAAGGCGTAGCCCAGTCCGGTGACCATGCCGAAGACCTTCTTCTTGTCGCCCACCCAGGCCATTCTGGCGGCCATGGAGGCGTAGACGATGGGCTTGAAGGTGTAGGACAGCACCACATCGGGCCGAATGCGGTGGATGGACTGCTTGAGATGCAGCAGGCTGCCCAGATCGGCGAACAGATTCAGACCACGCCTGTTCAGGGGGAGCACGGAGTAATCCACGCCCATGGCTTCCAACTGCGGGCCTACGTCCGGCGTGTGCAGCGGGGCCAACGCGTGTACTTCATGCCCCAGGCTCACCAGCCTTTTCAGGAGCGGACCGCGAAACGAAATAAGAGAGGGGGCGTAACCGCCCACGACGACTATTTTCATATGGATTCTTCTGTTGGTTCGAGTTGCTGGCTGTTTTCTAGCAAACACCCCACGGAAAAGGAAGGCAATCCGGCGTTTCGCGTCGCATTCAGTTCTGCTTGACGCCCTACCCCGGCTCCCATATTTTCATTCCCATGAAACGAAGCGAAATCAATGCACTCATCCGTGACGCCAAGGCCTTCTATAATTCCTTTCAATTCCGTCTGCCCCCGTGGGCATTCTGGAGCCCTGAAGACTGGAAGGGCAAAGGCGACACCGAGGTCGTCCAGAACCAGCTCGGCTGGGACCTGACCGACTACGGCGCAGGCGAATTCGAGAAGAAGGGCCTCATCCTCTTCACGATCCGCAACGGCAACCTCATGACAGACAAGTCCAAGAAGTACGCCGAGAAGATCATGATCGTGCGCGAAAGCCAGATCTGCCCCATGCATTTCCACTGGGCCAAGACCGAGGACATCATCAACCGCGGCGGCGGCAACCTCGTGGTGGAACTCTACGGCTCCACCCCGGACGAGGAACTCTCCGACGAGCCCATCACCGTGCTCATCGATGGCATGCCCCGCGAAGTGCAGCCCGGCGGTAAGGTCATCCTCACCCCCGGCGAATCCATCTTCCTCGAGCAGGGCATGTACCACCGCTTCTACGGCGAGCCCGGCAAAGGCAAAGTCCTGGTGGGCGAAGTCTCCTCGGTCAACGACGACAACACCGACAACCGCTTCCACAACCAGCAGGCCCGCTTCCCTGAAATCGAAGAAGACGAAGCCCCCCTGCACCTGCTCTGCACCGACTATCCCAAGTACGTGTAAGCAACCAACTCACGACATCAAAAGCCCCGAAGCGCCAGCCTCGGGGCTTTTCCTTTTCCACCCAATCAAACCAACCCGCCGCAACAAACAAAACCCTGCCCCAGCCCTTGAGCACGAAGCCTAGAAGCTGACCAAATCGAATGCCGCCAATCACAGCACGCATTCACACAGCGACAAGTCGCGCAGCCCACTTCAAGGCATTCTATTTGGATCAGATTCTCAGCAAGAACTCAGAGGCGGCCAAGCTACAAAAGCCGCGTTTCTTTGGTTCTTTCTTGGGGCGGCTCAGCCAGCCTTCAGCCGTTGCCGAGTCTTCGAGGCTTACGGATGAGGACAGCAGAGATAGAAAGAACCGCCGTCCGCGCAGGACGCCCCCGGCAGGGATCAGTCCAATAAAAAAGCCGCCCCAAAGGGCGGCCTTCCTTATCTGCCTTTTTCTTTCTCTTAACAAATAACTACCAATCCACCGGCAACTTCACCTTCTGCCCCGCCTTATTGGTAAAGAACACATGCCCATGCTCCCGCCCAAACAGATACACATCGCGGGTCACTTCCACATCCTGCCGACAATACTCGGTGATGAGATCAAGCCGCCCTTCCTTCCACCATTCCAGCGCCTGTAATCCGTCGGCAGACTTACCCACATCAAGGGTCGCCTGCGCGATGTTGTCGAGCTTCACCCGATAACCAAGACGGTTGTTGACCTCGATGAGCAGATCGAGATTGGGAAGATTGCGGAAATTGAAGGGATGCAACCCGCCGAGCACGGCGTAGTCGAATTTGACGTGATTGAACCCGATGACGAGATCGAACTGCTGGAGATGGGCAACGAGCTCGTCCATCTGATCCTGCTCGTAATCGTGCATGGAGTCGTCTTCGGAGTCATAGAGGCAGGCGATGGACACGCCCATGCGGTCGGCGCGGTTCCAGCCGCCCACTTCCTGCGCTGAGTAACGGGTTTCGATGTCCAGAACGCCGTAACGCTTTGGGGCCGGACGGCGCATGTCGATACCGGGAAGTGTATTCACGTCGATCTCCTTGGGTTCGATGGTCTTGGGGTCGCCGGAGAGAATGGCTTCGAGCACGAACTGGGCGGCCCGCTTGTCGATGGGACGGTTGCCGGAACCGCACTTGGGCGAATGCACGCAGGACGGACAACCAAGCTCGCACTCGCAGGACTCCACGGTGCGGAGCGTGGTGAGCACCAGCTCGTCCGCCTTTTCAAAGGCCTGACGGGTGAGGCCGGCACCGCCGGGCATGCCGTCGTAGATGAACACGGCCGGGCCATCCACCTGCGGATGCATGGGCGTTGAGATGCCGCCAAGGTCGTTACGGTCAGTCATGACGAGGAGCGGCAGCATACCGATGGCGGCGTGCTCGAAGGCGTGGATGCCGCCCATGAAATGGAGAAATTCCTCTTCGCAACGGCGACGGATTTCGTGGCCTACCTCGAACCAGATGCCCTCGGTCTCGAAGACAAGGGGCGGCAGGTCGAGGGGCGTGATGCCGAGGAGCTTGCCGCCGCGTACGGAGCGCTTTTCATAGCCCGTGATCTGCTCGGTGACCTTGAGACGACCGAAATAGACGCGGGTGCCGTGGCTCGCCTTCTGGCCGAGCACTTCGAGAATCTCGGTGTCCTTGTTGCCGCGCGGCTTGGTGTAATAGCCCACCCGCTGCTTGTGGGTGCGCACGGCCTTGGCCCCGAGGTCGAGATCGTCCACCACATAGGTCACGCCGCGATGCAGATAGACCGCGCCGGGGTGCGCCTCGCGGTAGGCGCGATGCTCGTCGATGGTGCCGATGACCGGGGCCTTCTCCTGTCCGAGGGAGTTGTCCTCGATGTGCATGGACTGGCCTGCGCCGCGAAGGTCCACGTTGCGATGCGGCCGCTTGCGGTGGGACACGATCTCGGGCGTGTGCCCGGGCATGTCCGGCTCCACCTCGAACAGCTGACCGTGGGTGACGAGTTCGCCCACACGGTCGTCGATCTCCTGCTCCTTGAGGAAGGTCTCGCCACGCCGCATGGTCAGCTCGGCCGCAGCGCAGATGAGATGGCGGTCCATGACAACCGGGTTGTACGGGTTGAGCATGGCCGACTCGGGCGGACGGGCAAAGAAGTCATCCGGGTTGCGCATGAAATATTGATCGAGGGCGTCTTCCTGCGCCACAAGGGCCACCACGGAATCCTGCTGGGCACGACCCACGCGACCACCGCGTTGATGGGTGGCCATGACCGAGCCGGGGTAGCCCACCATGATGCAGACGTCGAGACCGCCGATGTCGATACCCAGCTCCAGCGCCGAGGTGGAGATGACGGCCAGCAGATCGCCGTCCGCCATGCGCTGCTCGATCTCGCGCCGCTCCTCGGGCAGGAACCCGGCCCGATAGGCGGAGATTTTCTCCTTGAATCGCCCACTGCGTTCCGCTGCCCACATGGAGATAAGCTCGGTCAGCTTGCGCGACTGGCAGTAGACGATGGTGCGCAGGTCACGGGCCAGCGCCGCCTGCAACAACTGAATGGCAGCCTGTGCCGGGGAGCCGTCCGGATTGAGAAAGACCATGTGCCTGCCGCCACGCGCCGCGCCCGACTCCAGAATGGGATGGACATCCAGCCCGGTGAGCATGTGGCAGAGCTCCACCGGATTGCCGATGGTGGCGGAGCAGAAAATGAAGGTGGGCCGGGCACCGTAGTATTCGCACAGCCGCAGCAGACGGCGGAACACCATGGCCATGTGTGAGCCCATGACGCCGCGGTAGGTGTGGACCTCGTCCACCACGATGTAGCTGAGGCCAGCCAGAAATTCGGCCCAAGAGGCGTGATGCGGCAGCATGGAGAGGTGGACCATCTCCGGGTTGGACATGATCACGTTGGGCGGCGAGTTGCGGATCTTCTTGCGAAAGTGGGGGGAGGTGTCGCCGTCATAGATGGCAGCGGTTGGACGGCGCTCCTCGGGCAGAAGGGAGGCCAGTTCGTTGAATCCCTTGAGCTGATCCTGCGCCAATGCCTTGAGCGGAAAGAGATAGAGGGCCTTGGCCTCGGGGTCTGCAAGGCAGTGATCCATGACCGGCAGGTTGTAGGTCATTGTCTTGCCGCTGGCCGTGGGCGTGGCCACCACCACATGATGCCCGGCGCGCACGTGATCGGCTGCCTCTGCCTGATGGGAGTAGAGGCTGTCGATACCCATTAGGGAAAGGGCGTTCTGAATGGCCGACGACCATGGGCGACGCGGCTGGGCAAACTGGGAGTCCGCCCCATCCAGCAGCCGGTGATGGGCGACCTGATGGGCCATGCGCTCGCTTTCCAGCAAAGCGGTGACATAATTATTTACGGGATTGTCCACGGCGACGGATGGTAGTACGGTGCTTACAGCGAATCAATATAATTGTATGTGACAGAAAATTGTCGCATAGTGAATGTTCCAACTTTAGCAACCAACCGAGCCACATCATTATGGATACATCTGACAAGCTCCAGCACATACTCGTCGTGGACGACTCCACCTCGGTTCGCTACGCCCTCGAAAAGCACCTGACCGAAGCGGGGTTCAAGGTTTCCCTGGCCGTGGACGGTCAGGACGGCCTCAATATCGCTCTGGAAAACGACTTCGATCTGGTCATCACGGACATCGACATGCCCAAGATGGACGGCTTCGAACTCTGCTCCAAGCTCAAGGGCGAAGAAAAGACCTCCCATATTCCCATCATCGTTCTCTCCTCCCGCGACTCGGATGAGCACGTGGAGCACGGCTTCCGCGTGGGGGCCGACGCCTACCTCGCCAAGGGCGGCAACATTCAGGAGAACATCGAGCGCATCAAGGATATCCTGAGCGCACAGAATTTCCTCACCGGCAGTCGCATTCTGGTCGTAGACGACTCTTCCAGCGTCCGCTTGTTCCTCAAGACCGGACTGATGGAAGAAGGCTTTGTGGTGGAGACCGCCACCAACGGAAAAGAAGCATTCGACATGCTGCCGGACTTCAACCCCAACCTCATCATCTCCGACCTGATGATGCCGGAGATGGACGGCGGGGAACTCTGCCGTGCCATCAACAAGTCCGAGGTCTACAAGTCCATCCCCGTGATCATCATGTCCACCCTGAGCGACAAGCCGGTCATGCGTCGACTCATGCGTGAGGGCGCGGCCACCTATCTGGTCAAGCCCTTCACCATCACCCAGCTTTCCATTGTCATCGAGGAGATATTCTCTTCCAACTTCCGGCTCATGATGGAAGAAAAAGAGCGGCTGCAGATGGAACACCAGCTCACCCTGGCCGCCATCGCCAGCCTGGTGCAGGCGCTGGAGGCACGCGACCCCATGACGCGCGGGCACTCCGAGCGCGTGGCCCGCATTGCACAGGGCATCGCCGCCGAACTCGATTTCAAGCCAAGCCAACTGGAGCGTCTCCTCCTCATTGGCCAGCTCCATGACCTCGGCAAGATCGGCGTGCGCGACGACGTGCTGCTCAAGAAGGCCCGTCTGGAAGAGGACGAGTTCGAGCACATCAAGGACCACTCCAATGTGGTGGCCGACATCCTGCGGCCCATCAAGAGCCTGCACGACATTCTGGAAGTCACCCACTCCCATCACGAGCGGTGGGACGGCAACGGCTACCCCGACGGGCTCAAGGGCGAGGAGATCCCCATCAAGGCACGCATCATTGCCGTGGCCGACGTGTACGAAGCCATCACCTCCGAGCGCCCCTACCGCGACTCCATGCCCACCCGTGTGGCCGTGGACATCATCACCGAAGAGCGTGGCAAGCAGCTCTGCCCCACTTGTGTGGACGCCTTCCTCAAATGGTTCGAGCGCACCGGCGGCCATGTGGATCTGCCCAAGCAGTTCCAACAGGGCGCGACTCACTAGTCACTTCATTTCACAACACAGAAGCGGCGGCAGGATGCATTTCCTGCCGCCGCTTCTCATTTGCACTTTGTGCACACCTATTGCCCCGCATTGTGCAATGTTGCGCAACCATTTTGTGCAAACTTGTGCAAATTGCACAACGGTTGAACTTGCAACTTTTTATCGTGTTTTTATTAACATACTAAAATAAAACACTTTCATACTTTGGCACGGCACATGCTTTAAGCCAAACATGCACGATGCAGTCACTGTCACTCTCATCATCCTGATCGCCGCGTGGTTGCGGCGGTCCCTCCTCACCGACCTGGACGTCCACCCCGACGTCCGGGCAGGTGGAGAGAGCAAAGCCTCAACGACCCTGGCACTGGCACCTATCCGGGTGGATCGCCCCCATCCCGCCCGATACGCCAACCGCAAAGGTTAGGGTCTACCAATATACAAACCATACCTCCCCTTAAAAAGCAGAATCAAAACCTCAAACCCCTCCTTAAAAAAACAGTTAGACAGACCTCAAACCCCCAAAACAGCAAGGCCGCGAAAGCGGCCTTCGCTGTTTTGGGGGTTTGTAATTCTGTAACGTGACTTCATGAAATCACATTATCTCTTCTCTAGCGGAGCAGATATAATACGATAAGGGAAAAAAGTGTGCTACAAGGAACGTATCGTCACAACTGTATTTCACGAAGAGAGGGTCCCATGGGAATTAAATGGAAACTGCTTTTGATGGTGGGACTGCCAGTCGCGGCAATCATCATCATTTTCATCGTAGGTCTTTCGAGCTTTTATGTGATCGACTCGGACATGGCGTCCGTCAACTCACTTCATCAGGACCGGGCGACAATGATCGACGCAGACCGCGACGCCTATCAGGCGCAGGTGGCTGTGATGAAAGCGCTTGAAGCCCGAACTCCCGATGATCTCAAGAAATCAAAGGGATCCAGTGATGAAAATACCCAGCAGACATGGGACAGGATCACCGGACCGGCCAAGAACTTTACTCCTGACATGGCCACTGCATTCGATGGCTTCAAAAATGGCTTTGAAGCGTGGAAGAGCGACAACAACAAGATCTTGTCTCTTTCCGCTCAGACCCTGGAGGCCAACCTTGCCCGCGATCAGGCGGAGAAAAATGCCCTCGCCTCATTCGACGCCATGCGCGACGTCATCGACCAGCTTGGCGCCATGATCGATGAACAGTTGAAGGACCCGTACCTTGGACAGGAGCGACGGCTGCAACTGGAGAGCGCTCTCTCCCAAACCCTTAATGCCGACCGCGACGCCTATCAGGCATATGTGGCTCAGCTCCTCATCACTCGCGCCACTGACGCCGCCACAGCCAACAAGCTGGCCGAATCATTCACGGAAAACGTGGGGCAAACCACACAACGCGTGAATGGCGGCGCCGATGCCGTCGGTTCCCGGGCTGCGGACCTGAAGGAACAATTCAACAAGCAATTCACTGCCTGGGAAGCCCAAAGCAGAATGGCCGTTGAACTCACCCTCTCGAATATCGACAAGAATCTGGAAAAGATCGCCCTGCTGCAAACAAGTGACAAAGACTTCTCTGCCATGCGCGACAGTATCGACAAGCTGGGCGAGAAAGAAATGGGCCGGGTTGAAGCCGACCTTCAGAACCTCGATGAAGTCATCAGTGGAACCATCCTCATTTATATCCTTGTGGCCACTGCCTTTGTCATCCTCTCGGTAATTGTGACCTTGATTGTGGCCTCCCGCATTGCAAGTGCCATGAAGCAAAGCGCCGATGTGGCTACAGCCCTTTCCGAGGGTGACTTCACCGTGAGCCTGCAAGTGAACCGCAACGATGAAATCGGCCAACTTGCCAGCGCATTCACCAATATGATCGAACGCCTCCGCGACATCGTTCATGACGTGCAGGATGCGACCGGCACAGTGGCGTCTAGCAGTGAAGAGCTGGCCAGTTCTTCCGAAGCGCTGAGCCAGGGAGCCACGGAACAATCCTCCGCTGTTGAGGAGGTTTCGGCCTCAATGGAAGAGATGGCAGCGAGCATCAGCCAGAACAGCGAAAGTTCCGGCGAGACCGAAACCATTGCCCGCACCACTGCGGCTGAAGCCAAAAAGGGCGGCGAAGCCGTGAGACAAACGGTGACATCCATGTCTCTGATTGCCGAAAAAATCTCCATCATCGAAGAGATCGCACGGCAGACCAACCTCCTCGCCCTCAACGCAGCCATCGAGGCCGCACGCGCTGGCGAGCACGGCAAGGGCTTTGCCGTTGTCGCCGCAGAGGTTCGCAAACTGGCCGAGAAATCCGGTCAGGCAGCCAATGAGATCAGTGAACTGTCCACGGAATCCGTCGAGGTGGCCACACGGGCCGGGCAGATGCTCGACTCCATCGTCCCCAATATCGAGAAAACGGCCGAACGGATAATGGAGATAGCTGCCGCCAGCAACGAGCAGAACGCGGGCGCAAAAGAGGTCAACACCGCGCTGCAACAGATGGACAGTGTGGTTCAGGCCAATGCCGGTTCATCCGAAGAGATCGCCTCCACCGCAGAACAGCTGTCCTCGCAGGCCATGCAGCTTGAAGAGACCATGTCCTTCTTCAAGTTGGGACAAATCACCAAGACAAGTTCCAGCAAGGTCGTCAACACGCCGCCCAAGGCGCTCGCACAGGCAGCACCTGACAATGGTGTTGCAATCGATATGGGCGATGATAGCTTTGAGAGATTCTAGCGTATCTAAACCCCTCTTCAACAAATGAAAAATGGGGAAGAACCGAGTGGTTCTTCCCCATTTTGCTGGCGTCATGCAACGCCGAAATGTGGCTCGAGCGAATTACTTCTTGAGCTTTTTGGGATCCATTTCGCGAATGGATGCTTCGCCCGGAGCGAGCGCGCGAGCGTGACGCTGGCGACGCAGTTCAACGACGCGACGATCTTCGTGAGCGAAGACCAGCTCTTCCACACCGTTGTGTTCAACTACGAGTTCATACATGTTTCAACCCTCTTCCTAGATGGTGGTATCATCCGATCCCGTTTTGGCGATCGGGTCTTCCTGAGCAGCGGCAGCGATAGTCTTGTTGCCGAAGTCGGCAGAGACGACTTTGGCCTTGGCAGCCGCGCCCTCCTTGGTCATTATGATGCCGCCCTCAATGATGGCGCCCTGTTCCACCACCAGAGTGGGAGTCTGCAGGGTGCCGTGCAGGACGGAAGTTTTCTCGAGCAGGGTGCGCTCCTTGACGACCACATCACCTTCGATGCGACCACAGGAGGTCAGCCTGCCGACACGAACGGAACCGGTCACAGAGGCCTTGCGGCCAAGGATCAAATCGCCGTCCGTGGAAATTTCACCTTCAAACTGACCGTCGATACGGACAGTCCCCACAAAATCGAGTTTGCCTCGATATTCGGTACCAACGCCCAGAAAGGCGTTCAGTTCCGAGCTGTCGTTATTTTTCTTTCCAAATAAACCCATTGGATAACCTCGTACTCATAAAGGTGACGGGAACACCGCCTCCCGAAAGCAGCCTAATCGGCGCGAGCAGGTGTTTCCTATACCCCCGTGAAAGAGCAAATGCCAGATTTTTCTGTACCCACCTGTGGAGAACTCCAGCCGGACAATGCCGAAAATGTCACGCTCTCGTCGTCTGGACGTTAAATTCTAATTGTAGCAACATGCTCATCTATTGTACTTTCTCAAAAAAAATGCATACGATGAAAACTCTTTTTTCTATAAAAACCACCATTGAATAGTCAGCAGGGGATCGCCACCACCATGTCCACCACAAGTCCGCAAAACATAAAGTCCTTTTACAAGGGCCAAG of the Pseudodesulfovibrio sp. zrk46 genome contains:
- a CDS encoding universal stress protein; its protein translation is MNVKKILLPVDGSAHSDAAAEMAIGIAHDNEASVVLLHVRRAVPTGLGQPNADELLQYLTKGAEAVVQHYRTKLDDAAVDYLELIIGGDVGEVVCNVADVEKCDLIVMGSKGKSDLEGLILGSATHKVLHSTDLPVLVVK
- a CDS encoding sugar transferase translates to MKRLFDLVVTLTALSLLWPVILLVALLVRIKLGGPVLFRQTRPGLHGKPFEIIKFRTMKDAVGPDGKPLPDCDRLTKFGRLLRSTSLDELPELWNVLKGEMSLVGPRPLLMQYLDRYTPRQARRHEMRPGITGWAQVNGRNAISWDDKFELDVWYIDNQSVILDLKILWMTVGSVFRREDVCQPGHATMEEFMGSESEDDPR
- a CDS encoding glycosyltransferase family 4 protein codes for the protein MKIVVVGGYAPSLISFRGPLLKRLVSLGHEVHALAPLHTPDVGPQLEAMGVDYSVLPLNRRGLNLFADLGSLLHLKQSIHRIRPDVVLSYTFKPIVYASMAARMAWVGDKKKVFGMVTGLGYAFTEAKGLKRRIMFNIAKGMYSSGIRYCNGLIFQNPDDEAFFKKLGVVPGNVDTTVVNGSGVDLEHYAVAPLPEKPSFLCLSRLLGAKGVREYAQAAIKLKAKYPEVPFRLIGPREEGADVIKEKEVNKWREQGLEVLGAVDDVRPEIAQASVYVLPSYREGTPRSVLEAMSMGRPVVTSDVPGCRETVVEGENGFLTPMKDVDALAAAMEKFIVDPSLAARMGEASRRMAEEKYDVDKVNDAILEFMGLI
- a CDS encoding D-lyxose/D-mannose family sugar isomerase translates to MKRSEINALIRDAKAFYNSFQFRLPPWAFWSPEDWKGKGDTEVVQNQLGWDLTDYGAGEFEKKGLILFTIRNGNLMTDKSKKYAEKIMIVRESQICPMHFHWAKTEDIINRGGGNLVVELYGSTPDEELSDEPITVLIDGMPREVQPGGKVILTPGESIFLEQGMYHRFYGEPGKGKVLVGEVSSVNDDNTDNRFHNQQARFPEIEEDEAPLHLLCTDYPKYV
- a CDS encoding DEAD/DEAH box helicase, which produces MAHQVAHHRLLDGADSQFAQPRRPWSSAIQNALSLMGIDSLYSHQAEAADHVRAGHHVVVATPTASGKTMTYNLPVMDHCLADPEAKALYLFPLKALAQDQLKGFNELASLLPEERRPTAAIYDGDTSPHFRKKIRNSPPNVIMSNPEMVHLSMLPHHASWAEFLAGLSYIVVDEVHTYRGVMGSHMAMVFRRLLRLCEYYGARPTFIFCSATIGNPVELCHMLTGLDVHPILESGAARGGRHMVFLNPDGSPAQAAIQLLQAALARDLRTIVYCQSRKLTELISMWAAERSGRFKEKISAYRAGFLPEERREIEQRMADGDLLAVISTSALELGIDIGGLDVCIMVGYPGSVMATHQRGGRVGRAQQDSVVALVAQEDALDQYFMRNPDDFFARPPESAMLNPYNPVVMDRHLICAAAELTMRRGETFLKEQEIDDRVGELVTHGQLFEVEPDMPGHTPEIVSHRKRPHRNVDLRGAGQSMHIEDNSLGQEKAPVIGTIDEHRAYREAHPGAVYLHRGVTYVVDDLDLGAKAVRTHKQRVGYYTKPRGNKDTEILEVLGQKASHGTRVYFGRLKVTEQITGYEKRSVRGGKLLGITPLDLPPLVFETEGIWFEVGHEIRRRCEEEFLHFMGGIHAFEHAAIGMLPLLVMTDRNDLGGISTPMHPQVDGPAVFIYDGMPGGAGLTRQAFEKADELVLTTLRTVESCECELGCPSCVHSPKCGSGNRPIDKRAAQFVLEAILSGDPKTIEPKEIDVNTLPGIDMRRPAPKRYGVLDIETRYSAQEVGGWNRADRMGVSIACLYDSEDDSMHDYEQDQMDELVAHLQQFDLVIGFNHVKFDYAVLGGLHPFNFRNLPNLDLLIEVNNRLGYRVKLDNIAQATLDVGKSADGLQALEWWKEGRLDLITEYCRQDVEVTRDVYLFGREHGHVFFTNKAGQKVKLPVDW
- a CDS encoding response regulator, which gives rise to MDTSDKLQHILVVDDSTSVRYALEKHLTEAGFKVSLAVDGQDGLNIALENDFDLVITDIDMPKMDGFELCSKLKGEEKTSHIPIIVLSSRDSDEHVEHGFRVGADAYLAKGGNIQENIERIKDILSAQNFLTGSRILVVDDSSSVRLFLKTGLMEEGFVVETATNGKEAFDMLPDFNPNLIISDLMMPEMDGGELCRAINKSEVYKSIPVIIMSTLSDKPVMRRLMREGAATYLVKPFTITQLSIVIEEIFSSNFRLMMEEKERLQMEHQLTLAAIASLVQALEARDPMTRGHSERVARIAQGIAAELDFKPSQLERLLLIGQLHDLGKIGVRDDVLLKKARLEEDEFEHIKDHSNVVADILRPIKSLHDILEVTHSHHERWDGNGYPDGLKGEEIPIKARIIAVADVYEAITSERPYRDSMPTRVAVDIITEERGKQLCPTCVDAFLKWFERTGGHVDLPKQFQQGATH
- a CDS encoding methyl-accepting chemotaxis protein, which translates into the protein MGIKWKLLLMVGLPVAAIIIIFIVGLSSFYVIDSDMASVNSLHQDRATMIDADRDAYQAQVAVMKALEARTPDDLKKSKGSSDENTQQTWDRITGPAKNFTPDMATAFDGFKNGFEAWKSDNNKILSLSAQTLEANLARDQAEKNALASFDAMRDVIDQLGAMIDEQLKDPYLGQERRLQLESALSQTLNADRDAYQAYVAQLLITRATDAATANKLAESFTENVGQTTQRVNGGADAVGSRAADLKEQFNKQFTAWEAQSRMAVELTLSNIDKNLEKIALLQTSDKDFSAMRDSIDKLGEKEMGRVEADLQNLDEVISGTILIYILVATAFVILSVIVTLIVASRIASAMKQSADVATALSEGDFTVSLQVNRNDEIGQLASAFTNMIERLRDIVHDVQDATGTVASSSEELASSSEALSQGATEQSSAVEEVSASMEEMAASISQNSESSGETETIARTTAAEAKKGGEAVRQTVTSMSLIAEKISIIEEIARQTNLLALNAAIEAARAGEHGKGFAVVAAEVRKLAEKSGQAANEISELSTESVEVATRAGQMLDSIVPNIEKTAERIMEIAAASNEQNAGAKEVNTALQQMDSVVQANAGSSEEIASTAEQLSSQAMQLEETMSFFKLGQITKTSSSKVVNTPPKALAQAAPDNGVAIDMGDDSFERF
- a CDS encoding polymer-forming cytoskeletal protein, coding for MGLFGKKNNDSSELNAFLGVGTEYRGKLDFVGTVRIDGQFEGEISTDGDLILGRKASVTGSVRVGRLTSCGRIEGDVVVKERTLLEKTSVLHGTLQTPTLVVEQGAIIEGGIIMTKEGAAAKAKVVSADFGNKTIAAAAQEDPIAKTGSDDTTI